The genomic segment TTGTTCCACGTTTCCTGAGCCTGTCTCCTGTTCGTCATGTTGGGACGGCAGTGGTGTATTTTGGATGTTTGGCTCCTCCTCATTGAATTGTTTCGAAAGGTTTTTGACATGAGGTTCGAGAGATTCTGAATTGTCCCATTGCATTTGACCCAAAGTCCTTTGTAATTCACCTTCCACAGGGAGCTGCTGAAAACAAGGTGTTAGTGGATCTAGCCTTGTGGATTGCCTATAACATTCTTCCAACCACAAATAGTTGGTGATCACACATTTATCCCCCCAATTTTTAGCGGTTTCGAATTTTTTGCCAAAGGGAAATCGACAGAGTAAATGGGTGTTCCTTCGAGATAATTCAGATGTCGTGAAGCCACCAAGAGCATTTACTAATCTTTGGATGTAGAACCGTTGCTGTCCAAAGAAATTCGTATAGGCGGTAATTAGTTGATTTGTTTCCAAAAGTTTACGTTTAAAAGGCGAAAAAATCAACTTTTCTGTAGGAGGCCTAAATTGGCATAGTGACCACATATAAAAGACCCAAATGAGATTCCCCAGatgtaattttttattttcagaAACTTCGTATTCCCTTGAACTTACAGATTTTCCGATGTAACAATCTGCATTAGTCTTGGCAATATCTGACTCATCCAAATGACGATGTACCGTACCACCATTTGCTTGTAGAAGTTCAATCAATGTAGAGTACAAATCTCTATTCAAAGAGACATCCATCCCAATGATAAAGGAGTGATTTTCCCAAATATTGGAAGTTAgtttaaaatcaatttcattaagACGACCCCAGATATCTTCTAGTTTGCTCTTCGAAGACGAATCAGAATCATCAGGAGATATTTTATGCATGTCTTCTGGAGCAATAGATAGTTGTTTAAAAGATTGTACAATCCATGTAGGATACACAAAATTCATCGGTTCTACTTTACCAAAGTTGATAACCGCTAAGATTCCGGGATCATGAGGGTCCTTAGTCACTAAATGTGTAGTTTTGTTCGAAAGAAAATCCACACAGGTCCCGCCTAATGCATGTACCGCTTCCGTATAGAATAAGTATTCAGAATTGTTGAAGGAATGTCTTGAAACataaatttggaattcCTTAAAAATATGTCTTGGATCTGGTGAAAATAGTGACGTTCTTGCATGCTTCTGGCTTTCAATGCAGCTATGAATCCATTTTGGTGTCACCACAGGTattaaaaaatcaaaagatGCAACACGGTAGAATGGGAAATTTACATCTTCACTTATAATAAAGTGAATGGTATTACCTTCTGCAACGTCGTTTGCAAACCACGATTTAAGATCTTTAGGGATTGTAGGACTTTTAGTATCAAAGCATTTGTGAACGCTACAAATCTGACAtgaattccttttcaaaagatcgATAATTGATCTAGTGgattccaattgttcaaatttaGTGACAACgattaaaaaattcaaattttcaaataatttacTACCATCAGACATTACTTGTAGCTGGAACTAAACATTTATGAGTTTAATCAATGGATAATATTTCGCCTCTATTTTGTTTGAATTGAGGTAAGGTTTAAGGTTAAGTTGAAGAGAAACGCGAATCGATAGTGAACAAACTTTGAATATATTGAACATCATATTGCGTAGATACAAAATAAGAACATTTATACATGCATATTAATTTAACTTTAAATAAACTGTTACACAACCTTTTCGGGTTGTGATAAAACGTTATCGATATTGTCAAGTACGTCTTCGCCAACAGCATTGACGTACTCTTCCTCTGTTAGATTAGAAGCCGGTCCGTGGTAGtacttcttcttgtaaGTGATATAATAAATAAACGATAGGATCCAAACACCAGGTCCAATAACACAGGCGTAATTCATACTTTGAGGAGTCACATTGTGTTGACTTGTAGGGAACATGACcaagatgatgacgaaCAATCCCCAAAAAACGGATATCCAACCATTAACGGTAGATAGAAATTTACCTAAATAGAAAGGACCTGGTCTAAATAAATCCTTACCAAAGGTCAATCTTAAGAAAGTTGGTGTCCCCCATGATAAGTTGTTACCAGCAACCGACAAGCTGAACAATGCGTTAGCCGCTTCGTCTTGTAGACATAGCAGACCTAACACCAAAGTACCACAACAAGCTGCAATAATTGCAACAAATGGAATGGAATAAGTTTTGTTGACCTTCTTAAtgtatttggaaaagggTAATCCATTATCTCTAGAGAAGGCCCAAATTTGTCTCGAAACTGCAGTAATTGTAGATGCACCCATTAGAAATTGACAGAATGCAATTAAGGACATGAATGCAATCGCCCAGTTCTTACCTAGACAATCATAAATGATCTGTGCAATGGACAACACGTACTTGGTATTCATAGTCTTTGACACATCAGGATCCATACATGCAAGCAAAACAATTAGAATAAACCAACCAAGGATCCAACATACACTAATAGATCCAACGATACCCAATGCTACCGATTTTTTTGCATCCTTAGCTTCTTCAGACTGATGTACACATGAATCAAACCCACCAATAGTCCAAATTGCGGGCATAAATCCTGCTAGACAAAATTGCCAACCGTTATTCCAATCACTagaattttgataatttgcaaagatgaaatggcCATGGTTGAATTTACCTCTGTTCACCTTAGCACCAATTGGTACAGCGATAAAGAATAGtacgatgatgaacaaattgcAGATAATACTTAGTGTTTGCAATTTGGCAACGAATCCAGATGCTACAGATGTACAAACACCCATCATAATTGCGGCACCTGCAAAAATACCGTATAATTTACCGTTAGTAACATCGAAATTACCATCTTTAGTTAGTACAACAGCTGCTAGCACTTCTTCAGCAAACCCATATGTAATTGAACAACATGCAGCCGTTAGCGCCAAGGAATTAGAACATCCGATAATAAATGACATTACTGCTTTGTAACCTTTGGGAGCATAATAATAAGTCCAGTAGTAAAGACCACCTGCTGTTGGAATTGCACTTGCATTTTCAGCCATGGCTAAACCAAGTACTAAGATGAAAAACCCTGCAATAAGCCACCCCCAAATGGTAGAAACTGGACCACCTGCCAGACCATCGGAAAGAAGAGTACCGATAGACGGTAGTAATCCCATGATGGAAAATGCAACACCAAACACTTGTATAGTAGAAAATTTACGTTCTAATTCTTGCTTGTAACCAATTTCTGCCAGCAGTCCTTTATCGGTATTCGAAGTAGCAGAATTGATATAGTTAACTTCACCGGCAACTGGAGACCTGACAGATCTAATATGAGATTTTAAACCACGGAACTCCAATAAAGTACCTTCATTCTTCTCACCATCCAACTCTGCAGCAGAGGTTGTGCTATAACCTCCCTTAACGTCTTCCTGTCTCATAGTTTCTTCCCTCATCTTTTTTGTCGAGTTTAGAATGGTGAAAGTATGAAGACAATTAAATCGTGGCTCTGGTACTCACCCATCAATCTCTTTGTCATATATATGATCTGTGTCTGTATCTAAACGTCTGTATCTACACATCTGCATGTATGTTTGCTCGCATTTACCTATCCTGTTCGTCTTAGTTACATTTACGATATCATTCAGCTCTCAAAAGATCCGCCGTTATCGTAAGTCATTGCTGAAGTTATCGAGATACCGCAGGGATTCATTAAAGCATCAATAAGGCCTTTCAACTGCCCTAAACACACAAGCACTGATAATCAATCGATAGATTAGATGGTGGCTGCTGATTAGTTGATTTCAGTTACTTATAATAGTAAGGCACGATTCACTTGCTTTTCCCTCCCTTATCAATCCCCAAAcggaaagagaaaaatgaaaacgaTAGCAAGTAACTCTAATTAGAGTCCGAAGGACGTAAAATGAGTTCTCGAGGTTATAATGGGCGAAAAGGCTGTACTTAAAAATTCCGATTGCGATCTGACTCTTTTACTGCAAGTAGTTAACTCAGGGTTCGGAGGAACTTTCAATCGTTACAGGGACCCTGTCAACTTAAACTAATTAattaataaaaaaattattttttaaattctgACGCGTCACGGAATGTCCGGGATAATATACCGGGTCCGTTCGGACATTCGCTGACGCGACAACTCCCCTTACTAAAGGAAAAAACAGCCCTAGCCGCTCAAGTTTTAATACTTCTTACACTTCACTCTACACTTAGTAAACTTGCCATGGAAATTGTCAGTGAGAGGACTATTGAGCAAGATAGCGGTCAGCCACTGATTGTAGTCATTGAGATACGTTTCGAATACAATAAGAACGATATTGTATTAGAGTTAGTTCATTTGCTAGAGTTCCTCAGCGAGTTTTATACTTCTAGTGACAATGTGATGATCGATTTACAAGTTGCAAGTACGGAGTCATTCCATTCTTGGTCATGGGAAAAAGCTCTTTATATCGCTAGACGATCAACGAACTTCCCAGTTCCCGTTTTCCTTACGCAGACCACGGGGGTTAAAGTCAACTATTTGAAGTCTAACAGATCgttaaaaaattttagagaaaCAGTTCGGAATGCATCAATATCGTTGGATGATAGTGATAATTACAACGATGGTTGCGACTATGAAACTACATTGAAAGTGACTCTTTTACACTTTGTCCAATTGAAtggtgttgatgaaatttttttggAACAAATGCTGCAAAACTACCACTGTTTAGAGGAAGTTCTAACGACGACTGAAGAATAAATGGTACCCATTTCGTTATTCTTCCCTCTATTctctttccttcttctcacTCGTTCGGTTCGTTCTCCTGCCACGTGACACACGTGGGGAGAGTTTTTACTGTTACTACCAAAGCAGGATTGTTTTATGACCTACGAATTATGCACACAGAGCAGATAGTGCCCGAATATTGGCCCGAGGGCTAACTAATAAAATATTGACAGGGAAATTGAAGCGTGTACATGTGTGCGTTGGCCTCTCTGTTTAGAGGCAAGCAAGGCTTTATTATAGTATATTATACTGTATTATAAGAAGAGTGTAGTAGGTTGATTGATTGATCTGTCAATTTATCGATCTCTTGAGGTGCAAGTGTCTGTTGAGAGGACAGGTACAAGAGGCACCAGTTTGAAGAGaatcaaaaaagaaaaaaaatgaaatttggtAAGTACTTAGAGGCAAGACAGTTGGAACTACCTGAGTATTCAAGTCATTTTATTGATTACAAgggattgaaaaaattgatcaaacATTTAGCAGTACCCCTAGCACAAGCACAACCAAATCAGGATCAACTGACGTTagatgatgttgatgaatcggtagtttttcaaaggttACAAGAGCATAAGGCttcatttttcttcaagTTGGAAAGAGAACTGGAAAAAGtgaatttcttctatttggaaaaagaatCAAATCTCAAACtaaaatttgatattttacAATCCAAATACAAGACTTATAAGAGTCGTGGGAAATTAAGTTCCAAGGAAGCAGTCTCTTATAAAAACATTCACGGTggattgaagaaatttcaaagagaTTTAGCAAATTTAGAATTCTACATCGAATTGAACCGAACTGGATTTTCAAAActgttgaaaaaatggGATAAAAGGTCACATTCACATCAAAAGGAATTTTATTTAGCAACTGTTGTTTCTGTGCAACCTGTTTTCACTCACAATGAAGTATCTAGACTTAACGATGCCACTTTAAGcgtattgatgaaattagatGATACGACATATGAAGAGAGTACGAGTTTTTATTCTGAAGGTAGTGCCGCTAATTCACAATTAAATTTAATTGAAGCTAACGTAATATCATCTAgaattccaaataatttgGATCCTCGTGATGCAATCACAACGGTTGGTCCGAATGTTGTATCTTCTCCACAGCTAGTTGATATTGATGCAGAGATTGAAAATTGGTATATGGAAATTGTTAATATTTCCAAGTTGAAAGATACTCAGAGGAAACTAGACATGTTAAAGGAATTCCATGTTAATAAAATCGAAAAATTTTTAGATGAGATTATTCCCAGTAGTCGTATTGATAAAAACTTGATCTTTAAGGATTGTTTTACCAAATTATTCATTCTGTTGGTTAGTAGTTCTATGGATGATATTTCTTTACGCGTTTTCTTTACAAGAGCAAAGGCTCATATTGATTTATCATACtgtgatgaagatgatcaaGTTTTCTCTAGACGTAACGTTTTCCATGAAGCCGCCAACTGTCTGAAACATTCACGTATATTTGTTTTTGGGGAGGCATTTTTGATGATAACTCAAACGGCTCCCTGGGCATTAACGCAGCAAACTTTAAGACGACTTTTAAATGCAAAGGATTTGCATCAACGTACTCCCTTACACTATGCTGCAGAATTGGGTAAGTTTGATTTAGTTAAGCTTTTGATCGATTCTAAAATGCTAGATACAGTGGATATCTTGGACGATGATTCAAAGACACCTCTAGTGTTAGCAATTATTGCTAATCACATTGATGTGGTTGAGAAATTACTGGTGGATGGTAACGCATCACCTTctccaaaaattgatgaaggtaCAAAACCTCAATTTACTCCATTGATAGTTGCATGTCGTTATAACAACTATATGGCAGCTAAACTGTTATTAGATATAGGTGGTATCGATTTGAGTAATATGACAGATCCAGAAGGGTTAGGTGTTCTACACATTGTAGCCAAAGAAGGCGGTGATGCACAGTTGATTCAACTATTGGTACATTCTGGTGCAGATCCCAATGGTGTCGATAGTTTTAACAAATGGACTCCCATATTCTATGCAGTCCAAGAAGGTCATGCAGAAACAGTTCGTGAACTTCTAAACCATGGAGCACGTATCGATATTACAGATGAAAGCAATTTGGGCATCACTTACTATGCTATTTGGGAAGGTCATTTGGACGTTTTAAACGttcttttacaaagagTTGATGAACAGTATGAGACGAAggagaaaagaattgaagttCTTCAATCAGACACACCATACACCAAGCCCATGAGTCCTAGTAATTCATTACAAGATATTCCTGATTTTACACTACCACCGCCAATTATCCCATTAAGAAAATATGGTCATAactttttggaaaagaaaatttttgtTAAACTTATGATTAAATCAGGTTCTACTGCCATTGATTTCAATAAAGGTGAAGAGGCCATACTTTCATCTCCCGGTAGAATCACCCTGACATCAAATTTACCAGATATTATTCCTCGTAATATCATTTTACCCCTTgttgaagaggatgatggTGAGGTTGTGTTCCAAGTGGATAGTTTAGAAGATTTTTGTATCGATTTCGAAGTCTTTCCGGCATTCGGTACAAGAATAATTGCTAAGACTACGGCAATGTCATCTGTCTTTCAAAATAGACTGGCTAATGGAGCTGCTCATGTATCTTTGCCATTATTTGATTCTAGGTTGATCAATGTGGGGACTTTGACTTTTGattatcaaataattttcCCCTATAGTGGTAAACCATTAGAGATCACCAAATATGATACTTATTGGAAGTCATCTGGTGGtgctgatgctgatgctgGAAAGGATGGTCATCGTGTGGTCACATCGTCCTCTTTAAGTGGCAGTTTTATCAATGTTACTGTTTGCACTTTAAACGATGGTACTATAATCGCAGCACCTAATGCATTTTTCGAAGTTAAATCAGccaaattgttcttcaacGATTTGACCAgggatcaattggaaaaaatgtGTGATTATCGATTAGATGAAATGCCATTGATTAGTGATCCCGGTGATTTGAAACAAGTTTTATCATCACGTATTGTACTACTTTCAGAAGTTCTTAACAAAGTTTCACCATCCatccaattggaaattcaGGTGTCCTTCCCAacaaatcttgaaattgaagatattcCAGTTAAAATTAGCCCATTTGTCGATTTGGATGGTATCATTGATCACGTTCTACTGTTGGTCTTTGAACACGTTAGATATCTACGTCACTCAGGTCAGAACATACGCTCCATTGTTTTCAGTTCCTGCAATTGGCAAGCTTGTGGTATTTTAAATTGGAAGCAACCTAACTTCCCAGTTTTATTCCATATTAAAGGTTTAAAACGTTCCAATGGTTTGTTCATCATGGATACACCTCATAATCTAAGGGATTTGGCAGTCGATCCAGCCAAGGTTAATTTTGCTCAGGAGAGATCAAGGggaattcatcaaattgtaAGTTTTGCGGCAAACAATAATTTATTGGGAATAATTGTACCTTATGATTTACTCAAGATTTGTCGACTACTAATTGGTGCTATTCAGGGCCAAGGTTTATTACTAGTTGGATCCATCGAGGATGACCAACAAGGTGTGATagacgatgatgaaattaacgGTCTCCATACAGAATACGAGTTGCTCTTCAACAAAAGCATAGATATGTAACAAGAAAAAACCAATGGGATATGAGGATAGATGATGCAGGGAAACAGCATATGATTGTATACTATAACTAATACTAATACTAATActaatattattactaACAACACGCTATGAGATATTACGTAGAAAATATTGTTTTACCTGGTCGTTGACTGCGAAATCCACCGCCTTGGATCCATCAGTCGTCTCCAAATCAGGATCAGCGCCATGTTTAACCAACAAAACGGCAACATCACCATTACCTTCTGCCAAGGCATGGAATAATGGAGTCCAACCTTCGCCATCATTCCTATTGAGTGGACTACCCGCTCGACATAGCATGTCAACCATCCCCATGGATCCAATGGCAGCTGCACGGTGCAGCGGTAGTTGTGATCTTTTATCCTTAACCCTGACGGATGCACCGTTATTGAGCAAAAATTCACAAATCCTTGCGTGCTTCTTACTAACAGCTAGATGCA from the Zygosaccharomyces rouxii strain CBS732 chromosome B complete sequence genome contains:
- a CDS encoding uncharacterized protein (similar to uniprot|P32837 Saccharomyces cerevisiae YDL210W UGA4 Permease that serves as a gamma-aminobutyrate (GABA) transport protein involved in the utilization of GABA as a nitrogen source catalyzes the transport of putrescine and delta-aminolevulinic acid (ALA) localized to the vacuolar membrane) — protein: MREETMRQEDVKGGYSTTSAAELDGEKNEGTLLEFRGLKSHIRSVRSPVAGEVNYINSATSNTDKGLLAEIGYKQELERKFSTIQVFGVAFSIMGLLPSIGTLLSDGLAGGPVSTIWGWLIAGFFILVLGLAMAENASAIPTAGGLYYWTYYYAPKGYKAVMSFIIGCSNSLALTAACCSITYGFAEEVLAAVVLTKDGNFDVTNGKLYGIFAGAAIMMGVCTSVASGFVAKLQTLSIICNLFIIVLFFIAVPIGAKVNRGKFNHGHFIFANYQNSSDWNNGWQFCLAGFMPAIWTIGGFDSCVHQSEEAKDAKKSVALGIVGSISVCWILGWFILIVLLACMDPDVSKTMNTKYVLSIAQIIYDCLGKNWAIAFMSLIAFCQFLMGASTITAVSRQIWAFSRDNGLPFSKYIKKVNKTYSIPFVAIIAACCGTLVLGLLCLQDEAANALFSLSVAGNNLSWGTPTFLRLTFGKDLFRPGPFYLGKFLSTVNGWISVFWGLFVIILVMFPTSQHNVTPQSMNYACVIGPGVWILSFIYYITYKKKYYHGPASNLTEEEYVNAVGEDVLDNIDNVLSQPEKVV
- the NAS6 gene encoding Nas6p (similar to uniprot|P50086 Saccharomyces cerevisiae YGR232W NAS6 Regulatory non-ATPase subunit of the 26S proteasome homolog of the human oncoprotein gankyrin which interacts with the retinoblastoma tumor suppressor (Rb) and cyclin-dependent kinase 4/6), with the protein product MDLPLHEACMTNNLRKAQEAVSVSPQEPYKRDADGRVPLHWAVSFQYGEIVSFLLSMMQDMDINELKDESGWTPFHIACAVGNLDIVKQLYALHTKPDLNMPTNQGITALHLAVSKKHARICEFLLNNGASVRVKDKRSQLPLHRAAAIGSMGMVDMLCRAGSPLNRNDGEGWTPLFHALAEGNGDVAVLLVKHGADPDLETTDGSKAVDFAVNDQVKQYFLRNIS
- a CDS encoding uncharacterized protein (no similarity) → MEIVSERTIEQDSGQPLIVVIEIRFEYNKNDIVLELVHLLEFLSEFYTSSDNVMIDLQVASTESFHSWSWEKALYIARRSTNFPVPVFLTQTTGVKVNYLKSNRSLKNFRETVRNASISLDDSDNYNDGCDYETTLKVTLLHFVQLNGVDEIFLEQMLQNYHCLEEVLTTTEE
- the PHO81 gene encoding Pho81p (similar to uniprot|P17442 Saccharomyces cerevisiae YGR233C PHO81 Cyclin-dependent kinase (CDK) inhibitor regulates Pho80p-Pho85p and Pcl7p-Pho85p cyclin-CDK complexes in response to phosphate levels required for derepression of PHO5 transcriptionally regulated by Pho4p and Pho2p), which gives rise to MKFGKYLEARQLELPEYSSHFIDYKGLKKLIKHLAVPLAQAQPNQDQLTLDDVDESVVFQRLQEHKASFFFKLERELEKVNFFYLEKESNLKLKFDILQSKYKTYKSRGKLSSKEAVSYKNIHGGLKKFQRDLANLEFYIELNRTGFSKLLKKWDKRSHSHQKEFYLATVVSVQPVFTHNEVSRLNDATLSVLMKLDDTTYEESTSFYSEGSAANSQLNLIEANVISSRIPNNLDPRDAITTVGPNVVSSPQLVDIDAEIENWYMEIVNISKLKDTQRKLDMLKEFHVNKIEKFLDEIIPSSRIDKNLIFKDCFTKLFILLVSSSMDDISLRVFFTRAKAHIDLSYCDEDDQVFSRRNVFHEAANCLKHSRIFVFGEAFLMITQTAPWALTQQTLRRLLNAKDLHQRTPLHYAAELGKFDLVKLLIDSKMLDTVDILDDDSKTPLVLAIIANHIDVVEKLLVDGNASPSPKIDEGTKPQFTPLIVACRYNNYMAAKLLLDIGGIDLSNMTDPEGLGVLHIVAKEGGDAQLIQLLVHSGADPNGVDSFNKWTPIFYAVQEGHAETVRELLNHGARIDITDESNLGITYYAIWEGHLDVLNVLLQRVDEQYETKEKRIEVLQSDTPYTKPMSPSNSLQDIPDFTLPPPIIPLRKYGHNFLEKKIFVKLMIKSGSTAIDFNKGEEAILSSPGRITLTSNLPDIIPRNIILPLVEEDDGEVVFQVDSLEDFCIDFEVFPAFGTRIIAKTTAMSSVFQNRLANGAAHVSLPLFDSRLINVGTLTFDYQIIFPYSGKPLEITKYDTYWKSSGGADADAGKDGHRVVTSSSLSGSFINVTVCTLNDGTIIAAPNAFFEVKSAKLFFNDLTRDQLEKMCDYRLDEMPLISDPGDLKQVLSSRIVLLSEVLNKVSPSIQLEIQVSFPTNLEIEDIPVKISPFVDLDGIIDHVLLLVFEHVRYLRHSGQNIRSIVFSSCNWQACGILNWKQPNFPVLFHIKGLKRSNGLFIMDTPHNLRDLAVDPAKVNFAQERSRGIHQIVSFAANNNLLGIIVPYDLLKICRLLIGAIQGQGLLLVGSIEDDQQGVIDDDEINGLHTEYELLFNKSIDM